A single window of Nasonia vitripennis strain AsymCx chromosome 4, Nvit_psr_1.1, whole genome shotgun sequence DNA harbors:
- the LOC100119605 gene encoding uncharacterized protein LOC100119605 isoform X1: protein MLSLLLLSLRSLLVSASPDVDDDGVGIEDEVPKGGIPFPGGKMPSPDELLKMLDSMSGLSDEDKAALRADLLKQAQGGAGAFEEEASQHLATSFFTSQLFILLAMLTIISLIFVFFGYKLYKSLSERERKREEKKKNKQMKKKK, encoded by the exons ATGCTTTCGCTCCTGCTGCTGAGTCTGCGCTCTCTTCTGGTATCTGCATCGCCGGATGTCGATGATGACGGTGTGGGTATCGAGGACGAGGTGCCCAAGGGTGGCATCCCCTTCCCAGGTGGCAAGATGCCGAGTCCCGACGAGCTGCTAAAAATGCTGGACTCGATGTCCGGTCTCTCGGACGAGGACAAGGCTGCCCTACGCGCTGACCTTCTGAAGCAAGCCCAGGGCGGTGCAGGAGCTTTTGAAGAGGAGGCTTCCCAGCACCTCGCCACGTCGTTTTTCACGTCTCAGCTGTTCATCCTGTTGGCTATGCTGACCATCATCAGTTTGATCTTTG tgttCTTCGGTTATAAGCTGTACAAAAGTCTTTCGGAACGTGAAAGGAAAAgggaagagaagaagaaaaacaaacagatgaagaagaagaagtag